One part of the Dyadobacter sp. 676 genome encodes these proteins:
- a CDS encoding Gfo/Idh/MocA family oxidoreductase, which translates to MQIERREFLSTLSLAGAAALFSGNPLLAATSPKKDKLGIALVGLGYYSTDLLAPALQLTEKCYLAGIVTGTPSKAEAWKAKYNIPEKNIYNYQNFDQIANNPDIDIVYVVLPPSMHREYVVRAAKAGKHVFCEKPMAPSVADCEAMINACKSNKRKLAIGYRCQHDPNIQAYMQVAKEQKFGKVKMINSAAGYFDARTDHWKQKKSLGGGVMGDMGVYALQGARLATGEEPVSVIAQASTTRPEIYKEVEETMMFMLEFPSGARAACQTSFGINMNHLQVNYEKGWLKMEPQSGYNGNKGSMSDGTIINFPIKSQQAKQMDEDCLAIMNGTDLIAPGEEGLRDIRVVEAIYKSVASGKAVKI; encoded by the coding sequence ATGCAAATCGAAAGACGCGAGTTTTTATCGACATTATCGCTGGCCGGGGCGGCCGCTTTGTTTTCGGGCAATCCGTTGCTTGCCGCTACTAGTCCGAAGAAGGACAAACTGGGTATCGCGCTGGTGGGGCTGGGTTATTATAGCACCGATCTGCTGGCGCCGGCGCTGCAACTCACCGAAAAATGCTACCTGGCGGGTATCGTTACGGGCACCCCGTCGAAAGCCGAGGCGTGGAAAGCCAAGTACAACATTCCCGAAAAGAACATCTATAATTACCAGAACTTCGACCAGATCGCCAACAACCCGGACATCGACATTGTGTACGTGGTGCTGCCGCCATCTATGCACCGCGAATACGTGGTACGGGCGGCGAAGGCAGGTAAGCACGTATTTTGCGAGAAGCCGATGGCCCCTTCGGTAGCCGACTGCGAGGCGATGATCAATGCCTGCAAAAGTAACAAGCGGAAACTGGCGATCGGGTACCGCTGCCAGCACGACCCGAATATCCAGGCATATATGCAGGTGGCCAAAGAACAGAAATTCGGAAAAGTGAAGATGATTAACAGCGCCGCGGGATATTTCGATGCCCGTACCGACCATTGGAAGCAAAAGAAATCGCTGGGAGGTGGGGTTATGGGCGATATGGGCGTGTATGCACTGCAAGGTGCGCGCCTGGCCACCGGCGAGGAGCCGGTCAGCGTGATCGCCCAGGCTTCGACGACCCGGCCGGAGATTTATAAGGAAGTGGAAGAAACGATGATGTTCATGCTGGAATTCCCCAGCGGCGCACGGGCTGCCTGCCAGACCAGCTTCGGCATCAACATGAACCACTTGCAGGTGAATTACGAAAAAGGCTGGCTTAAAATGGAGCCACAGTCGGGCTACAATGGCAACAAGGGCAGCATGTCGGATGGAACGATCATCAATTTCCCGATTAAAAGCCAGCAGGCCAAACAAATGGACGAGGATTGCCTCGCTATCATGAACGGCACCGACCTGATCGCGCCGGGGGAGGAGGGCTTGCGCGATATCCGAGTGGTGGAGGCCATTTATAAATCGGTGGCTTCCGGCAAAGCTGTTAAGATCTGA
- a CDS encoding glycoside hydrolase family 43 protein encodes MTLLAAAGPGFGQQLKVKPLVTDLFTADPSAHVFDGRIYIYPSHDIEANVPQDDEGGHFNMRDYHVYSMDSIGGKVTDHGVALDLKDIPWAGRQLWAPDAAFRNGTYYLYFPAKDKDDVFRIGVATSRSPAGPFKAEPQPIPGSYSIDPAVFTDTDGQAYLYFGGIWGGQLQRWHTGRYDKTLSTDLGKGREQEPALSAKVAKLSGDMLTFAETPRDVRIVDANGKPLLAGDHDRRFFEGAWMHKFNGKYYFSYSTGDTHYLCYAESDSPYGPFTYKGVLMKPVEGWTTHHSMVEFRGKWYIFYHDAELSGKTHLRNIKVRELVRNQDGSIKTIDP; translated from the coding sequence ATGACGCTTCTGGCGGCCGCCGGGCCGGGTTTCGGTCAGCAGCTCAAAGTAAAGCCGTTAGTCACCGACCTGTTTACCGCAGACCCTTCCGCGCACGTTTTCGACGGCAGGATTTATATCTATCCTTCGCACGACATCGAGGCCAATGTGCCACAGGACGACGAGGGCGGGCATTTCAATATGCGCGACTACCACGTGTACTCAATGGACAGCATCGGAGGGAAAGTCACCGACCACGGCGTGGCCCTCGATTTGAAAGACATTCCCTGGGCAGGCCGCCAGCTTTGGGCACCAGACGCCGCGTTCAGGAATGGTACTTACTATCTGTATTTCCCGGCCAAAGACAAGGACGACGTTTTCCGCATTGGTGTCGCTACTTCGCGGTCGCCGGCAGGGCCGTTCAAGGCGGAGCCGCAACCCATTCCCGGTAGTTACAGCATCGATCCCGCTGTTTTTACCGACACCGATGGCCAGGCATATCTCTATTTCGGAGGTATCTGGGGCGGTCAGCTGCAACGCTGGCATACGGGACGTTACGACAAGACGCTGTCGACCGACCTGGGGAAAGGCCGCGAACAGGAGCCCGCACTGAGTGCGAAAGTGGCGAAGCTGAGCGGCGACATGCTCACCTTCGCCGAGACGCCCCGCGATGTCCGGATAGTGGACGCAAATGGTAAACCGCTGCTGGCCGGCGACCATGACCGTCGGTTTTTCGAAGGCGCCTGGATGCATAAGTTCAATGGCAAATACTATTTTTCTTATTCTACCGGCGACACGCATTACCTGTGCTATGCCGAAAGCGATTCGCCTTATGGCCCGTTTACGTACAAAGGGGTGCTGATGAAACCAGTCGAAGGGTGGACCACGCACCACTCCATGGTCGAATTCAGGGGGAAATGGTATATTTTCTACCACGATGCGGAGCTGTCGGGCAAAACGCACCTTCGGAACATCAAGGTACGCGAGCTGGTACGAAACCAGGACGGATCAATCAAAACCATCGACCCCTGA
- a CDS encoding RagB/SusD family nutrient uptake outer membrane protein: MKLIKTLATLSVLAISSTGCEKILEEHPQSQIVPSYFNSPAGVLGGIAGVYNDIRSQWGTEGFTVEMQAGTDEFIQGLSAGTPIPYTYNGLNGSNFGSAWGVAFQDINTLNGVLQYGQTIELPEATRKQYLAQAKFLRAFWYFYLVQTWGDVPLHTEFITEPSQAASRQPAAQVYELIIKDLTEAAADLPNQPTAPFLGKAATKPVAQFLLARAYLTRGWLNNTASDFKQAATICDDIIANKSAYGLDLWQDYGDAFVPANDYGKETMFVSDHVLDPKYGYYNVGGAAGGGAAQNLTPWFTNWNYPNNSGINSFKNAAGAFVNSGTSGMVRDSYYGRPYIRMRPNSDKWPTGPHAGKNYFLDQAFTNRDVDSRFANSFYTVYISNTVVTNTANAANNSRGIGYTMVPGADTAVWLPDYEVPGAPQFVGKRPFKGIVVPPSLWNNGIFPALKKFMDPSRGANFNDPSTRPCVLYRFSDVYMTGAEAHFKAGNAARAAELINVVRQRAAFRKTNTTAENAVAAKAMTITAADVTLDFILDERSREFFGEWQRWHDLVRTRSLVRRVKEWNQEAAPFVKDFNMLRPIPQSQIDRVVEGPAFPQNAGY; the protein is encoded by the coding sequence ATGAAATTGATCAAAACGCTGGCGACCCTGTCGGTTCTGGCGATCAGCAGCACAGGCTGCGAAAAAATACTGGAAGAACATCCGCAGTCGCAGATTGTACCGTCCTATTTCAACAGCCCGGCAGGGGTGCTCGGAGGCATCGCAGGTGTGTACAACGATATCCGGAGCCAATGGGGCACCGAAGGATTTACCGTGGAAATGCAGGCGGGGACCGACGAATTTATCCAGGGACTGAGCGCCGGCACGCCTATTCCATATACCTACAATGGCTTGAACGGCAGTAATTTCGGCTCCGCGTGGGGCGTTGCGTTTCAGGATATCAACACGCTGAACGGCGTGCTTCAATACGGCCAAACCATCGAATTGCCCGAAGCTACACGCAAGCAATACCTGGCACAGGCTAAGTTTCTAAGGGCATTCTGGTATTTCTATCTGGTCCAAACCTGGGGGGACGTTCCGTTACATACTGAGTTTATTACGGAGCCCTCACAGGCGGCATCGCGCCAGCCGGCAGCGCAGGTATACGAGCTGATTATCAAAGACCTCACCGAGGCTGCGGCCGATTTGCCCAATCAGCCCACGGCCCCTTTCCTGGGCAAAGCCGCAACCAAGCCGGTGGCGCAATTCCTGCTGGCCAGGGCCTACCTGACCCGCGGATGGCTCAACAACACCGCTTCCGATTTCAAGCAGGCAGCCACTATTTGCGACGATATCATCGCCAACAAATCGGCCTATGGCCTCGACTTGTGGCAGGACTATGGCGATGCTTTTGTGCCTGCCAACGACTACGGCAAGGAAACCATGTTTGTCAGTGATCACGTGCTGGACCCGAAATACGGTTATTACAATGTGGGCGGGGCTGCCGGCGGAGGTGCGGCGCAAAACTTGACGCCCTGGTTCACCAATTGGAATTATCCCAACAACAGCGGTATCAACTCGTTTAAAAATGCGGCGGGCGCTTTTGTGAACAGCGGCACATCGGGCATGGTCCGCGATTCGTATTACGGCCGCCCGTACATCCGCATGCGCCCGAATTCCGACAAATGGCCCACAGGCCCGCATGCAGGCAAAAACTACTTTCTGGATCAGGCGTTTACCAACCGGGACGTCGATTCGCGTTTTGCCAATTCGTTCTACACGGTTTACATTTCCAATACGGTCGTTACCAATACGGCCAATGCGGCCAACAACAGCCGGGGCATCGGTTACACCATGGTACCAGGCGCCGACACGGCCGTATGGCTGCCGGATTACGAAGTGCCGGGCGCACCGCAATTTGTAGGTAAGCGGCCGTTCAAAGGGATTGTTGTGCCGCCGAGCCTTTGGAATAACGGTATTTTCCCGGCATTGAAAAAATTCATGGACCCCAGCCGCGGGGCCAATTTTAACGACCCTTCGACCCGCCCGTGCGTATTGTACCGATTTTCGGACGTGTATATGACCGGCGCCGAAGCGCATTTCAAAGCCGGTAATGCGGCCAGGGCGGCGGAGCTTATCAATGTCGTGCGGCAACGCGCGGCATTCCGGAAAACCAATACCACAGCCGAGAATGCGGTAGCGGCGAAGGCCATGACCATTACCGCCGCGGATGTCACGCTGGACTTCATTCTCGACGAGCGCAGCCGTGAGTTCTTTGGCGAATGGCAGCGGTGGCACGACCTCGTGCGTACGCGTTCGCTCGTGCGGCGCGTGAAGGAATGGAACCAGGAGGCGGCACCGTTTGTGAAGGATTTTAATATGCTGAGACCGATTCCCCAGTCGCAGATCGATAGAGTTGTCGAAGGACCTGCTTTTCCACAAAACGCCGGATATTGA
- a CDS encoding TonB-dependent receptor, with protein sequence MRSGPGIPGTAGRSLMLLLALASAGIYNAAGRDIMPDTTVLVADVEVTGKVTGETGEGLPGANVLIKGSTRGTVTDANGNFKILLPDNGNATLVFSLVGYASKEVLVGTQKIVNVSLAVDHKVLEEVVVVGYGTQRKRDVTGSVVSVSEATLKEVPAPNLINQLKGRAAGVSIVSNGSTPGSQGQIRVRGNRTLTTSSGSSDGLDGPLVVVDGIPFGGLNDINPDDIANLEVLKDASATAIYGSRGAGGVILITTKRGKTGLPVFSYDGYHGQTRIMGKFNVMNGQEYAQFKQDAAKYNRSSPGTSGYLLTPKEQEALAAGISTDWQDLIYKPGYMSNHQLGMQGGTENTQYSLGLGYFNETGIIPGQNFQRFNIRATIDQKIGKFVKIGLNTLNTLTYQNTPGGGGVPGGLVRLTPLAAPYNADGSVNMFPAEGSIDAAGVSPLTILTKKDSFLGRTRSLRTFNSLYAEVNILPGLKYRFNAGLNFSQSNYNGYNGPLTYFNSATVQSSSTAEISNTEYWDVNLQHLLYFDKTFADKHKLGFTALYEITKNHSLGSRFTVTGVPADYIKTSNFSLASGQPVASSDFGNSFSETGLLSYMGRLNYSFADKYLVTLTLRRDGSSTLSPGNQYFNYPAIGLGWNVIEEGFMKAVPVISNLKIRGGWGISGNRNVGAYSTLGALSPGYYNFGTGTAGQQLAYTVTSLPATNLSWQSTAQVDIGIDFGLFNNRITGSVDWYHQKTKDILLSVPLPPSNGAGSTLKNLGKTEGKGLETTFTFEVVRKPKGFHWSIDLTYFFNREKITQLTTPEEKANLGAGWFVGQPLSVIYDYKKLGIWQLSDAEDGTLAKQTSPVQFPGQIRVEDVNGDGKIDAGDRQILGNFQPKWEGGLTNRFNFKNFDASIVTYARMGMKVVVPYLTGNSTGSGGFAFFNQSRVNQVKVDYWTETNPTNAFPAPDANSAVANFGSTLGYYDGSFIKCRSINLGYTFPGDVVKKIGAASARIYVNVTNPFIIYSPLVKDNLAIDPEGNSYASGQSTLNPQGASERGTPERQIAVNLNNPPVRQFTLGVNLKF encoded by the coding sequence ATGAGATCCGGCCCCGGAATACCAGGGACGGCCGGACGGAGCCTGATGCTGCTGCTGGCGCTCGCTTCGGCGGGCATTTACAACGCCGCCGGCCGGGACATAATGCCGGATACTACTGTATTGGTGGCCGATGTGGAAGTCACCGGAAAGGTTACCGGCGAAACCGGCGAAGGTCTGCCCGGCGCGAATGTCCTGATCAAAGGCTCCACCCGGGGCACGGTTACCGACGCGAATGGCAATTTTAAAATATTGCTTCCGGATAACGGGAACGCCACGCTGGTGTTTTCGCTGGTAGGATATGCTTCGAAAGAGGTATTGGTGGGAACGCAGAAGATCGTCAATGTGTCCCTGGCCGTCGACCATAAGGTGCTGGAAGAAGTGGTGGTAGTCGGCTATGGCACGCAGCGCAAGCGCGATGTAACGGGCTCGGTAGTGTCTGTCAGCGAGGCGACTCTCAAGGAAGTACCGGCACCGAACCTGATAAACCAGCTCAAAGGACGTGCGGCGGGCGTTTCTATCGTCAGCAACGGGTCTACGCCCGGCTCACAGGGACAGATCAGGGTCCGCGGCAACCGGACGCTGACTACCAGCTCGGGTTCCAGCGATGGCCTGGACGGCCCGCTTGTGGTGGTGGACGGCATCCCGTTCGGGGGACTGAACGACATCAACCCGGATGACATCGCGAACCTCGAAGTTCTGAAAGACGCTTCGGCTACGGCCATTTATGGTTCGCGAGGTGCGGGAGGGGTGATCCTGATCACCACCAAACGCGGGAAAACCGGCTTGCCGGTTTTCAGCTACGACGGGTATCACGGCCAGACGCGCATCATGGGCAAGTTCAACGTGATGAATGGCCAGGAATATGCCCAATTCAAACAGGATGCGGCCAAATACAACCGCAGCAGCCCGGGTACATCGGGTTACCTGCTTACGCCGAAAGAACAGGAGGCATTGGCCGCCGGTATTTCCACCGACTGGCAGGACCTGATTTACAAGCCGGGCTACATGTCCAATCACCAGCTGGGCATGCAGGGCGGAACCGAGAATACCCAGTATTCGCTGGGGTTGGGCTATTTCAACGAAACGGGGATTATTCCCGGCCAGAACTTCCAGCGCTTCAATATCCGGGCTACGATCGACCAGAAGATAGGCAAATTCGTTAAAATCGGCCTTAACACGCTGAATACATTAACCTACCAGAATACGCCGGGTGGCGGTGGTGTGCCGGGCGGGTTAGTACGGCTGACGCCCCTCGCCGCGCCTTACAATGCGGACGGCAGCGTGAATATGTTCCCGGCCGAAGGCTCCATCGATGCTGCCGGGGTGAGCCCGCTCACCATTTTGACAAAAAAGGACTCGTTTCTTGGACGGACGCGGTCGTTGAGGACCTTCAACAGCCTTTACGCTGAGGTGAACATTCTGCCCGGGCTTAAATACCGGTTCAATGCGGGGCTTAATTTTAGCCAGTCGAATTACAACGGGTATAATGGGCCGCTCACCTATTTCAATTCGGCCACGGTGCAGTCGTCGTCTACAGCCGAGATCAGCAATACCGAGTACTGGGACGTAAACCTGCAACACTTGTTGTATTTCGACAAGACTTTTGCAGATAAACACAAACTGGGCTTCACCGCGCTTTATGAAATTACGAAAAACCATTCGCTAGGAAGCCGCTTTACGGTAACGGGTGTCCCCGCGGATTATATCAAAACTTCCAACTTTTCGCTTGCGTCGGGTCAACCCGTCGCCAGCTCGGATTTTGGCAATTCATTTTCCGAAACAGGCCTGCTGTCCTATATGGGTAGACTGAATTACAGCTTCGCCGATAAGTACCTGGTAACGTTGACCCTGCGAAGGGACGGCTCCTCGACTTTGTCGCCGGGTAACCAGTATTTCAACTACCCGGCCATCGGCCTGGGCTGGAATGTCATCGAAGAAGGCTTTATGAAGGCGGTGCCGGTTATTTCAAACCTGAAAATCCGGGGCGGCTGGGGAATTTCGGGCAACCGGAACGTAGGCGCCTATTCGACGCTCGGCGCGTTGTCGCCGGGTTATTACAACTTCGGCACCGGCACCGCGGGCCAGCAGCTGGCTTACACCGTCACGAGCCTCCCCGCGACCAACCTGAGCTGGCAATCGACTGCTCAGGTGGATATCGGGATCGATTTCGGGCTTTTCAATAACCGCATTACCGGTTCGGTAGACTGGTACCACCAGAAAACGAAGGACATTCTGCTTTCGGTACCGCTTCCGCCGAGCAACGGTGCGGGCTCTACGCTGAAAAATTTGGGTAAAACAGAAGGGAAAGGGCTGGAAACCACTTTCACGTTCGAAGTGGTGCGAAAACCGAAGGGTTTCCATTGGAGCATCGATCTGACCTACTTCTTCAATCGCGAGAAAATCACCCAGCTCACCACGCCTGAAGAAAAAGCCAATCTGGGAGCGGGATGGTTTGTGGGACAGCCGCTTTCGGTGATTTACGATTATAAAAAACTGGGAATCTGGCAGCTCAGCGATGCCGAGGACGGTACGCTGGCAAAACAAACATCGCCCGTGCAGTTTCCGGGGCAGATCAGGGTGGAGGACGTGAATGGGGACGGGAAGATCGATGCAGGCGACCGCCAGATCCTGGGCAACTTTCAGCCGAAATGGGAGGGAGGGCTTACCAACCGGTTCAATTTTAAAAATTTCGATGCGTCGATTGTGACCTATGCACGGATGGGCATGAAAGTGGTCGTGCCGTACCTTACCGGGAACTCCACGGGTTCGGGCGGTTTCGCATTCTTTAACCAAAGCCGCGTAAACCAGGTGAAAGTGGATTACTGGACCGAAACGAACCCCACCAATGCGTTCCCCGCGCCGGACGCCAACAGCGCCGTGGCCAACTTCGGCTCGACACTGGGATATTACGACGGCTCTTTCATCAAATGCCGGAGCATTAACCTCGGCTACACATTTCCGGGCGATGTGGTTAAAAAGATCGGCGCTGCTTCGGCCAGGATTTACGTCAATGTGACCAACCCTTTTATTATCTATTCGCCGCTGGTGAAGGATAACCTGGCGATCGATCCGGAGGGAAACAGCTATGCGAGCGGACAGTCGACGCTGAACCCGCAAGGAGCTAGCGAGCGCGGAACGCCGGAGCGACAGATCGCCGTGAACCTCAACAATCCCCCGGTGCGGCAGTTTACATTGGGTGTCAACCTTAAATTCTAA
- a CDS encoding two-component regulator propeller domain-containing protein: MKKINAFSLPTVCLTLMFLCVYWAGCAQTELPKFTAITSMDGLSSNTVTAILKDRYGLIWFATDDGLNKFDGTGFTVYRHSKADTTSLASNDISTLYEDAAGRIWIGTVMGSLHLYDRRKDSFARIRTHHTINSICEDGRGELWAGTTQGLIVIDPRNLVATTSGKSGSVPARLAEKHIHRIFRDRDNQMWVGTANGLFRFLHDRFVRVEYPVNGPQKKKVAS, encoded by the coding sequence TTGAAAAAGATCAACGCATTTTCCCTCCCGACCGTTTGCCTGACGCTCATGTTCCTGTGCGTGTACTGGGCAGGTTGCGCTCAAACCGAGCTGCCCAAGTTTACCGCCATTACCTCGATGGACGGGTTGTCGTCGAACACCGTGACCGCCATTTTGAAGGACCGGTACGGACTGATCTGGTTTGCGACCGACGACGGGCTGAACAAATTTGACGGAACCGGATTTACCGTGTACAGACATAGCAAAGCGGATACGACTTCGCTCGCGTCCAACGACATTTCCACATTGTACGAAGACGCGGCGGGCCGGATCTGGATCGGTACCGTCATGGGTTCCCTGCATTTGTACGACCGCCGGAAAGATTCGTTCGCACGGATCAGAACGCACCATACGATCAATTCGATTTGTGAAGACGGGCGCGGCGAATTGTGGGCAGGGACAACCCAGGGGCTTATCGTGATCGATCCGCGGAACCTTGTAGCTACCACGTCCGGCAAAAGCGGCAGCGTGCCCGCCAGGTTGGCCGAAAAGCATATTCACCGGATATTCCGGGACCGTGACAACCAAATGTGGGTAGGCACCGCCAATGGCCTTTTCCGGTTTCTGCATGACCGGTTTGTGCGGGTGGAATATCCGGTGAACGGTCCGCAAAAAAAGAAAGTCGCTTCATAA